attaaataaaagcttacttcggtaaaataaaatttatttgtctaATAAAATCAACTTTCGTCAATACTTTTTGTCACATCTCTAAATCTTAATTTTTGGAGGTTTATACTTTTTTAGCCATAACAATCTCATACTTTAGTAAGCTTAGAACTTGTAGAGATACATAGGTACTAGTTCAATAATAATggctaaattttaaataacaatcttTAAGGCAATAAAGTATTACTACTTCTACAGGTATTAAAGTAACTTTCAGACAtcacatttaaataacattatatacaACAAAAGTGTATTGTTTAACATTAATACATGCTATAATAGATCACAGAACACAAATTAGccctaaaataaataaggtgTTTGGGAAACATGCCAGAGATTGCTATAATTTTGAGATTTGGTCTTGAGATTTACCTTGTAGAATACATTCATAGTAACTTACATAACAGCCTAATACATGTTACTTACAGTAATAATggtaaactaataaaaaatacattaaatgtatgatcacaaattttaaataaaattgaggtATACATTTCCCAATGAATCAAGCTAAATGTGGTTGTTTCAATGTATTATTCCTTCTTATCATCcttaaataaatgttgtttcaCCAGGGTGTACGCAACACCGATAGTGAGTGCTGACACCACTGTGCCTTGGGCTGCCACACGGAGCTGCATTAGAAACACACTTGTGCTCATTTTGCCCCTGTGCTTGAATTTATAGGCTCCATAACTACATACTCCTATTAAGCCCAAAAtacctaaaacaataaatatacaaggttaacaaaaatataaatctgcTTAGATATTCTACTAATAAAGTTTGTAAAGCTCTTAAGCTTGCATATTTGTTCCGAGTAAATGAATTAATCACTGGATGATTTATGTGAAATCTGGATAGAGTTATTTAGTTTCTACTCTAATAGCTGGCAAAAACCTTGATCACACTACTGTGTGGTAGGGGTTTTTTTGCACTACACTAATATCTACACAAAAGTCACCCACCTAACAAGCACATTAGTGCTCCACTTGTTTGCTGGCTATTATAACAAAAAGACTACTTTTCATCCTCGACTCTACAATCCGATTTTTATTCTGGGACAGTACTATCACTTGAGTGGAACGGGGGAAAAAATCGAGTATTAGGTA
The sequence above is drawn from the Manduca sexta isolate Smith_Timp_Sample1 chromosome 28, JHU_Msex_v1.0, whole genome shotgun sequence genome and encodes:
- the LOC115446993 gene encoding HIG1 domain family member 1C; amino-acid sequence: MSNTQQIFDYNEESQADRLARKSKDSPFMIIGILGLIGVCSYGAYKFKHRGKMSTSVFLMQLRVAAQGTVVSALTIGVAYTLVKQHLFKDDKKE